One window of Strigops habroptila isolate Jane chromosome Z, bStrHab1.2.pri, whole genome shotgun sequence genomic DNA carries:
- the RIOK2 gene encoding serine/threonine-protein kinase RIO2, whose translation MGKLNVVMLRYLSREHFRVLIAVEMGMKNHEIVPASLIASIASLKHGGCNKILRELVKHKLLAYERTKTVQGYRLTNAGYDYLALKTLSSRQVINSVGNQMGVGKESDIYIVANEEEQQFALKLHRLGRTSFRSLKNKRDYHKQRHKMSWLYLSRLAAMKEFAYMKALHDRNFPVPKPIDYNRHAVVMELIDGYPLCQVHHMEDPASVYSDLMDLIVKLANHGLIHGDFNEFNLILDNDDHVTMIDFPQMISTSHTNAEWYFDRDVNCIKEFFKKRFNYESEVFPEFKDVRRECSLDREVAASGYTKEIQEDDELLYPASSDEGDNTTEVSEFVEDGENKLNFFSKYKDTNADFMSEVGDFSGSRTSDYFMYINEEADTTESSENTQRLDMSMLSSALEKVEEQTMLWKSDESAESSAVAFFKGKSKTENAAEVKNQTGERACSDDNEDEDKCPDLVDLSTLNEKFGHYRNEESIAYTAEHRIRTESITSVRSAGGCSTIPAELVKRKIKHQLTKQQKSALRQRLQKGEANIYTKQRRENMQNIKSSLDAACFWE comes from the exons ATGGGGAAGCTGAACGTGGTGATGCTCCGGTACCTCTCCAGGGAGCACTTCAGAGTGCTGATAGCG gTGGAAATGGGCATGAAGAACCATGAAATAGTTCCTGCTAGCTTAATTGCTTCCATTGCCAGCCTTAAACATGGTGGCTGCAACAAAATTTTGAGAGAGTTGGTGAAACACAAACTTCTAGCTTATGAACGAACTAAAA CTGTCCAGGGTTATCGGCTTACTAATGCAGGATATGATTACCTTGCTTTGAAAACTCTGTCTTCCCGACAAGTCATAAATTCTGTAGGAAACCAGATGGGTGTTGGCAAAGAAtcag ATATTTATATTGTTGCAAATGAAGAGGAACAACAGTTTGCATTGAAATTACATAGGCTTGGAAGAACTTCCTTTCgcagtctgaaaaataaacGCGACTACCACAAGCAGAGACATAAAATGTCATGGCTGTATTTATCCCGGCTGGCAGCAATGAAGGAGTTTGCCTATATGAAG GCTTTACATGACAGAAACTTTCCTGTTCCAAAACCCATAGACTACAACAGGCATGCAGTTGTTATGGAACTTATTGATGGCTATCCTTT GTGCCAGGTGCACCACATGGAAGATCCTGCCTCTGTCTACAGTGACTTAATGGATCTGATTGTAAAACTTGCCAATCATGGTTTGATTCATGGTGATTTCAATGAATTTAATCTCATATTGGATAATGATGACCATGTCACTATGATTGATTTCCCTCAGATGATATCAACATCACATACAAATGCTGAATG gtattttgaCAGAGATGTGAACTGTATTAAGGAGTTCTTTAAGAAACGCTTCAACTACGAGAGTGAGGTCTTCCCAGAATTCAAAGATGTCAG GAGAGAGTGTTCCCTTGATAGAGAGGTTGCTGCCAGCGGttatacaaaagaaatacaggaagatGATGAACTGCTTTACCCAGCAAGTTCTGATGAAGGTGATAATACAACAGAGGTATCAGAATTTGTAGAAGATGGTGAGAATAAACTCAACTTCTTCAGCAAATATAAAGACACCAATGCAGACTTCATGTCTGAAGTGGGTGATTTCTCTGGAAGCAGAACCTCTGACTACTTCATGTATATCAATGAAGAGGCCGACACAACTGAAAGTAGTGAAAATACACAAAGGCTGGATATGTCAATGTTGAGTTCAGCCTTAGAAAAAGTTGAAGAGCAAACCATGCTTTGGAAGTCCGATGAAAGCGCAGAGAGTTCTGCAGTTgctttttttaagggaaaaagcaaaactgaaaatgctgctgaagtaAAAAATCAGACAGGTGAAAGAGCGTGCTCTGATGATAACGAAGATGAAGATAAATGCCCTGATCTGGTTGACTTGTCAactttaaatgagaaatttgGGCATTACAG aaATGAAGAGAGTATCGCTTACACTGCTGAGCACAGAATAAGGACTGAAAGTATCACATCAGTCAGAAGTGCTGGGGGCTGCTCAACCATACCAGCA gAACTGGTGAAACGGAAGATAAAACATCAACTGACCAAACAGCAAAAGTCTGCTCTAAGGCAACGGTTGCAAAAAGGAGAGGCAAATATTTATACCAAGCAACGTCgagaaaacatgcaaaacattAAGTCAAGCTTGGATGCAGCTTGTTTCTGGGAATAA
- the EMC4 gene encoding ER membrane protein complex subunit 4, with the protein MGHAALRGAPEAWARSPHVTLHVTPPCPHSDALKMAAAVRGRRFKWSLELAAAPGGRPRGAAEGRGPLGFAERQLGEGGVHESDKILMEKRCWDVALAPLKQIPMNLFIMYMAGNTISIFPAMMVCMMGWRPLQALMSLSATLKALESSSRRALQGLVFLVGNGLGLALALYKCQAMGLLPTRPSDWLAFVAPPQRMEFTGGGLIL; encoded by the exons ATGGGGCACGCAGCCCTGCGGGGGGCGCCGGAAGCCTGGGCCCGGTCCCCTCACGTGACTCTTCACGTGACACCCCCTTGTCCCCATTCGGACGCTCTCAAGATGGCGGCGGCAGTCCGGGGCCGGCGCTTTAAGTGGTCGTTGGAGCTGGCAGCGGCGCCAGGGGGGCG GCCCCGCGGAGCCGCCGAGGGCCGCGGGCCGCTGGGTTTCGCCGAGCGGCAGCTAGGGGAGGGAGGCGTCCACGAGAGCGACAAAATCCTCATGGAGAAG cGCTGCTGGGATGTGGCACTGGCACCGCTAAAGCAGATCCCCATGAACCTGTTCATCATGTATATGGCCGGCAACACCATCTCCATCTTCCCTGCCATGATGGTTTGTATGATGGGCTGGCGCCCACTGCAGGCCCTCATGTCCCTGTCTGCCA CACTAAAGGCACTGGAGAGCTCAAGCCGGCGGGCACTGCAGGGTCTGGTGTTCCTGGTGGGCAATGGGCTAGGGCTGGCACTGGCCCTCTACAAGTGCCaagccatggggctgctgccCACCCGCCCCTCCGACTGGCTGGCCTTCGTTGCCCCCCCACAG CGGATGGAGTTCACTGGTGGGGGCCTCATCCTGTGA
- the TOMM5 gene encoding mitochondrial import receptor subunit TOM5 homolog yields the protein MFRIEGLGPKMDPEELKRKMRRDVLTSVRNFLIYVALLRITPFILKKLDSI from the exons ATGTTTCGCATCGAGGGCCTGGGGCCCAAAATGGACCCGGAGGAGCTGAAGCGGAAGATGCGCCGCGACGTCCTCACCTCCGTCCGCAACTTCCTCATCTACGTCGCGCTGCTGCGGATCA ctccTTTCATCCTGAAGAAGCTGGACAGTATATGA